The following nucleotide sequence is from Solidesulfovibrio carbinolicus.
CCAGGCCGAATAATCTCTCCACTTCACGGATGCCTGCTTCATGGTGACGGAGTCGGCGGTGGCGTGTTCCATAAGGGGGGACGAGGAAGAACTCGTCGAGCCATTTATGGACGGCTTCGTACCGTTTTCCTAAAATATTTTGAGTTTCCTGGCAGTGCTGCTCGAAACTTGCCATTGAATCGTCCTCCGCTTGGAGAATCCGAGGTGTTCCGAGGAGATATTAATTGACAGGCATTCCAGTTTTCGGAATCCTGTTTTTTACATTTGACGGAAGATGTTTCTTCTTCTGGAGGTGAAAAATGCCGGCCGAGGAGTCTACCCCGTCTGAAAAGACAATTTCTCTCTTTGTTCTTTTATTGTTTACAGGGGAATCTTATTCTCTGACGAAACTTAGTGAAAAGTTTAATTGCTCCAAAAGCACTATTCTTCGGAGGATTGAAGCTATTGAGAGATGGGCTGGTGAATGTTTAGTTCGTCAAAAAATTGGTAATGAAATAAAATTTAAACTGAATACCCCCAAGCGCCCGCTAGTCTTTCTCAGTCCAGATCAAATCCGCCATCTGATAATGTGCAGGGATATGGTCTCTCATCTCATGCCAGAATCTATTAAAGACGAGATTGGTAATACTATTAACACTGCGGCATCATTAGTTGAAGACTTAAGCCAACGTGCTCAAAGTTTTGAGACC
It contains:
- a CDS encoding DUF6915 family protein; amino-acid sequence: MASFEQHCQETQNILGKRYEAVHKWLDEFFLVPPYGTRHRRLRHHEAGIREVERLFGLEAAKAARIHILMDLRMEGWRDGDPFPCDEAHFVDLGLW